The nucleotide window ATGTTCAGCAAGAAAAACAACGCCATTAAATTGACCGTTTTCGTAGCATGTGGTGATCAGGTTGTCAAGCTTTTGAGCTTTTGTTTGGGCGAAACAAGTTTGAGCTTTAACTACCAGTGTTAAAATGAGTAAAAGAAAACTTAAATATTTGCGAAATGAGTTGTGTCCATTCATGGTTTTCTCCGTATTTTATTTTTCTCTCATAGCAAAAACCGACTTTCTTTCGTGTTATGACAAACTGTTTTTCATTGATCTGCAATGTTTTTAATAGTCAAAATATTTGAAATTATTTAAAAAGTCGGTTTTTAATTAGGTTGCCACAATTCAACCTTGTCGCCATCGGGATCCATGAACCATCCGAAACGGCCATAGTCATAATTCTCAATCTCACCGACATTTTCCGCACCGCCTTCCTTTACTTGCTGTAAAGCATTTTCGAGATGATCCACAATCAAGTTAAACATAAATTCTTTAGATGAAGGAGAAAAATAGGAGGTTGAACTATCAAACGCACTCCAAACAGTGTAACCGTTCTCCGGCATTTTAGCCGGCGAAAACGAAACCCCTGGTCCTTCTTTATC belongs to candidate division KSB1 bacterium and includes:
- a CDS encoding VOC family protein translates to MAKVLGVGGVFFKSENPGKLRQWYAKWLGLDKEGPGVSFSPAKMPENGYTVWSAFDSSTSYFSPSSKEFMFNLIVDHLENALQQVKEGGAENVGEIENYDYGRFGWFMDPDGDKVELWQPN